One window of Planctomycetia bacterium genomic DNA carries:
- a CDS encoding histone deacetylase encodes MTLLYTSPTFLEHDTGRHPECAERLRAISRRLAETGLSAQCQAMEWQAATVEELCLVHGADYPEMIEVSSSGGGGRIEADTVVSARSYEAATLAAGAVVDAVRRGVTGPDRTALCLVRPPGHHALPDRPMGFCLFNNVAIGARFAINELALHRVLIVDWDVHHGNGTQDMFWTDPSVGFFSIHRWPFYPGTGNFDETGGGDGLGTTLNLPTELGISRQDYLAAFRSRLEMFADRLRPELIILSAGFDSHREDPVGSLGLEVEDFATLTDVVRDIAATHAGGRIVSVLEGGYHPERLAESVESHLRKLLASTP; translated from the coding sequence ATGACGTTGCTCTACACTTCGCCAACGTTTCTGGAGCATGACACCGGGCGGCATCCGGAATGCGCCGAGCGGTTACGGGCGATTTCGCGGCGGCTCGCTGAGACTGGCTTGAGCGCGCAATGCCAGGCGATGGAGTGGCAAGCGGCGACCGTCGAGGAACTGTGCCTGGTCCATGGCGCCGATTACCCTGAGATGATCGAGGTCAGTTCATCGGGAGGCGGCGGGCGTATTGAAGCCGACACCGTCGTCAGCGCCCGCTCCTACGAAGCCGCCACACTCGCGGCCGGCGCGGTGGTCGATGCCGTGCGGCGCGGTGTCACGGGGCCGGATCGCACGGCGCTTTGCCTGGTGCGCCCGCCTGGGCATCATGCGCTGCCGGATCGACCGATGGGCTTCTGCCTGTTCAACAACGTAGCGATCGGCGCTCGATTCGCGATCAACGAACTGGCGCTCCATCGCGTACTGATCGTCGACTGGGACGTCCATCACGGCAACGGCACGCAGGACATGTTCTGGACCGACCCGAGCGTTGGTTTCTTCTCAATCCATCGCTGGCCGTTTTACCCCGGCACGGGCAACTTCGACGAAACCGGCGGCGGCGACGGGCTGGGGACGACGCTCAACTTGCCAACGGAGCTCGGCATCTCGCGGCAGGACTACCTGGCGGCGTTTCGGTCTCGGCTGGAAATGTTCGCCGATCGCCTTCGCCCGGAGTTGATCATCCTCAGCGCCGGCTTCGATAGCCACCGCGAGGACCCGGTCGGCTCGCTAGGACTAGAGGTCGAAGACTTCGCCACGCTGACCGACGTGGTGCGCGACATCGCCGCGACCCACGCCGGGGGCCGCATCGTCAGCGTCCTGGAAGGCGGCTACCATCCAGAGCGACTAGCAGAATCAGTAGAATCCCACCTCCGGAAACTGCTGGCGTCCACTCCATAG
- a CDS encoding acyl-CoA dehydrogenase family protein codes for MYPQDAEKLLADVDAFCQELRPTEELCYVEHRQNDGIAELAKKHDLLGMPIPVELGGRGADAVTYARALARIGREGTGARTFFSGHTSIGQYPILRYGNDAQKKHYLPASVRGECILAFGLTEPDAGSNPLEMTSTYRREGNRFLLNGVKYLISNGGIAQAVVVLAYPEAATGPERRMSAFIVETAGETFETEDLPSKLGMFTANTAMFQMTDHPVPLENMLGEEGNGFRVAMGTLVSGRLSVASGCLGVIEDCLVEAIHYCQTRSQHGKLIGKHQLVQEHLAAIEMARAASDAMIERAAHAKQRSDESPQDKDAAAEADLRVAQAKFFASNAAWEAADHAVQIFGGRGYSELYRVGRHLQDVRVCRIYEGTDEIMKLKIATALLGKDFAAFS; via the coding sequence GTGTACCCGCAAGATGCCGAAAAGCTGTTGGCCGACGTGGACGCCTTTTGCCAGGAACTGCGGCCCACCGAAGAGTTGTGCTACGTCGAGCACCGTCAAAACGACGGCATCGCGGAGCTGGCCAAAAAGCATGACTTGCTCGGGATGCCGATCCCCGTCGAACTGGGCGGCCGTGGCGCGGACGCGGTGACCTACGCCCGGGCGTTGGCGCGGATCGGCCGCGAAGGAACCGGCGCGCGAACGTTCTTTTCCGGACATACGTCCATCGGGCAATACCCGATTCTGCGCTACGGCAACGACGCGCAGAAGAAACACTACCTGCCCGCCTCGGTGCGCGGCGAATGCATTCTGGCCTTCGGACTAACGGAGCCAGACGCTGGATCGAATCCGTTGGAAATGACCAGCACGTATCGCCGCGAAGGGAATCGCTTTCTGTTGAACGGCGTGAAGTACCTGATCTCCAACGGCGGAATCGCGCAGGCCGTGGTGGTCCTGGCGTATCCCGAGGCCGCGACCGGTCCGGAACGTCGCATGAGCGCGTTCATCGTCGAAACGGCCGGCGAGACCTTCGAAACCGAGGATCTGCCGTCCAAGCTCGGCATGTTCACCGCGAACACGGCGATGTTCCAGATGACGGACCATCCCGTGCCGCTGGAAAACATGCTTGGAGAGGAAGGCAACGGATTCCGTGTCGCGATGGGCACGCTTGTTTCCGGCCGCTTGAGCGTCGCCTCGGGTTGCCTGGGCGTGATCGAGGATTGTCTCGTCGAGGCGATTCACTACTGCCAAACACGCAGCCAGCACGGCAAGCTGATCGGCAAACATCAACTCGTGCAGGAACATCTGGCGGCCATCGAAATGGCCCGCGCGGCAAGCGACGCAATGATCGAACGCGCGGCGCACGCCAAGCAACGCAGCGACGAATCGCCGCAAGACAAGGACGCCGCCGCCGAGGCAGACTTGCGCGTCGCCCAAGCCAAGTTCTTTGCTTCGAACGCAGCCTGGGAAGCCGCCGACCACGCCGTGCAAATCTTCGGCGGCCGCGGCTACAGCGAACTCTACCGCGTCGGCCGGCACCTCCAAGACGTCCGCGTCTGCCGCATCTACGAAGGCACCGACGAAATCATGAAACTCAAAATCGCCACAGCCCTGCTGGGAAAAGACTTCGCGGCGTTTTCGTAA